The stretch of DNA TATGTTACTCGTCAAGGCTTTACCAAAAAAGGAATGTTAAGTGTTGTTAATGAAAAGCACAAACGAGGTGAATTGCATAATATTAGTATAATTTTAATGGTTTTACAAATAAGGCACATTACGGTTATGGTTACGGCTATGGCGCGTATGGTGAAGGTTATCATGATGAACCAATTGAGCCAAAAGGGATAAAAAAGATTATAAAAAACATAAAAAATTAAATTTAAATAAAATGATTACAAATATTTGTTGTATTGGAGCGGGTTATGTTGGTGGACCTACAATGGCAATAATAGCTCAAAAATGTCCTCATATTAAAGTTACAGTAGTAGATTTAAATGAGAAAAGAATTGCTGCATGGAATGACGAAAATGTATTGAATATCCCTATTTATGAGCCTGGACTTAGTGATGTTGTAGCGGAGGCGAGAGGAAGAAACTTATTTTTTTCTACCGATGTTGATGCCGCAATTGATGCTGCTGATATGATATTTATATCTGTTAATACGCCTACAAAAACATATGGAGTAGGAAAGGGTATGGCAGCAGACTTAAAATATATTGAATTATGTGCTCGTCAAATTGCGCGAGTTGCTAAAAATGATAAAATTGTGGTAGAAAAATCTACCTTACCAGTTCGTACTGCTAGTGCCATAAAGAATATATTAGATCATACCGGTAACGGAGTTAATTTCCAAATTTTATCAAACCCTGAGTTTTTGGCTGAGGGAACAGCTGTAGAAGATTTATTAGCTCCTGATCGCGTTTTAATTGGTGGAGACACTACTCCTGAAGGACAAAAAGCTATAGATCTTTTGGTAGAAGTTTATGCAAATTGGGTTCCAAAACAGAATATTTTAACTACAAATGTATGGTCTTCTGAGTTATCAAAATTAACGGCGAATGCTTTTCTAGCTCAACGTGTTTCTTCTATTAATGCATTAAGTGAATTGTGTGAAAAAACAGGTGCGGATGTTAATGAAGTAGCAAGAGCCATTGGAATGGATAGTAGAATTGGACCAAAATTTTTAAAATCATCTGTTGGTTTTGGAGGTTCGTGTTTTCAAAAAGACATTTTAAATTTAGTTTATATTGCTAAATCTTACGGATTAAATGAAGTGGCTGATTATTGGGAACAAGTTATCATAATGAACGACCATCAAAAAAGACGTTTTGCCAAAAATATCGTTAAGACTTTATACAACACCGTTTCTGGAAAAAAATAGCATTTTTAGGTTGGGCATTTAAAAAAGATACAAACGATACAAGAGAATCTGCAGCTATCTATGTGGCAGATGATTTGTTAAATGAGCAAGCCTCTATTCATGTGTATGATCCAAAAGTAGGGGCAGTTCAAATTCAATCGGATTTGAATTATTTAGAAACTCGTTCAGAAGCTTCTAATTCAGAAGGAGTACATGTGTATGACAATCCATATGAAGCGTGCAAAGATGCGCATGCTATTGCTGTATTAACAGAATGGGATGAATTTAAGGCGTATGATTGGCAAAAAATATACGATGCTATGTTAAAACCAGCTTTTGTTTTTGATGGAAGAAACATCTTAGATGCAGAAAAAATGAATGCAATAGGTTTTCAATATTATAAAATTGGATAATATATTAATATCCTGGGCAACCAAAACATTTTCTAGCATCAACATCAAATTGATATACTAATCCTAGTTCGAAAACACCTCCAGTATTACCTATCTTGGAGGTGTTTGCGTCATAGGAAAATCCGAATTTAAAATTCTCATATTTTAATCCACTAAAAAGATTTACCGAAGTTAAGGTGTGACTATTGTCTGCTTTTTTCATTGGATTTAATGCCGTAGTAACTCCTATAGTAAAGTGATTAAAGATGTAGGTGCCTCCAATATCTAATCGATTGTATTGTCCTTGTTTCATGAAGTTGGCAGTAACCATCATTCTGGTTTCAAGTGGTAAAAATGTTGAAATCATTTGTCCTAATTCAAATTCATAACCTCCTGAAATATTATAGAACATTTCTAAAGGAATATTTCCTTCTTCTGCCATTGCAATATTGGGTTTGTTGAGGTGTTTTACCGCTGTTCCAAACCACATATTGTCTTTATAGAATAACAATCCTGTAGAGAAATCAATGAAATGTATCCTATTGTTTAATTGTAGTGGATCTATACTTACTGGATTTATGGTTTCTGAACTAATGTTAATTTGATCTCTCAATAATAGATTTTGAAAACCAAAACTTTTACTTCCATACCCAACTTCAATACCAGGTCTAAAATACCATTCGTAATTTAGTTCAATTCGATAAGCATAATTTATGTTGGCTTGTAAAAAATTATACCCTGTAAAGTTTTCTCTGTGATTAAGAAAAGTTACCCCTATGCCACTATTGCTATTTTCTAGCCAAGTGCTAGCATATGCGTAGTTTGTATCCATTTTGTATTGTAAACTAGTCCATTGTGAACGATGCATTACTCCAGCACTAGTAGTTTCTAGAAATCCTGTAAATCCGGGATTAATTGTTTCTGGCACCAAAAAATATTGGGTAAAAATAGGATCTTGAGCTTTTACAGCTGTGCTTACTAATCCTATGAATATACTGTATATTACTGTTTTTATTTTCATAGTTTTGATTATTTAAGTAAGACAAAAGCTCCATTTTGTTCAATTTTTTTACCAAAAAATGTACTTGCGCTTAATTTGTAATAATAATTTCCGTTTTCTGCAGGGATATTGTTTATGGTTCCGTTCCATCCCGCTAAATTGTCTCCTTCTTCAAAGAAAATTAAATTTCCCCAACTGTCATAAATGCTCAATTGTAATGATTTTAAACCTTCAAATGCTGGTCCAAAATTATCATTAATAGTATCATTATTCGCTGTAAACCCATTTGGAACAATTAATTTATAGCCTTTTGTAATATTTATTGTTACGGTGTAAGTGTTGCTACATCCTAATTCATATGTTGCAGTCAATGTTACACTATACGTTCCTTCAATTAAATAGGTATGTGTTGGATTTTCTTCATTTGAAAATATTCCATCTCCAAAATCCCAAATGTATCCAATTGGTGTACCTGTTGATAAGTTGGTAAATTGGATTGGGTCTTCTATAGCATAATCTCCCAATGTCGTATATCCAATTGAAGTTTGGCTAAATAATGCGTTACCAATATCTGGATTTGAAATGGTGTAACTGGCCGTATTTGAGCATGAATTTGCATCTGTAACTATTACTGAAATTAATCCATTTTGAGTTGTTGTCATGAATTGGTTAAACTGTCCAGATGGAGTTCCGTTGCTCCAATTGATTTGATAAGGAGGTACACCTCCACTTACAAATGCTTCAAATTCATTACTAACTTCTCCGTTTTCACAATCTACTCTTTGCGATTGGGTTAAATTTACAACAAGGGGTTGAGGTCTAAAAACACTATATTGTCCCACCACACTACAACCTCTTGAATCTGTAACTACAACGGAATAATTACCACTTGTAATATTGATAAGATCTTCTGTTGTTGCTCCATTAGACCAATTATAGCTGTAAGGCGGACTTCCTCCTGACGGAATTAAATTGATACTACCTGAATTGCTAGATGAACAATCTATGTCATTTTGAACAATACCGTTAATTATCAAGACTTGCGGTGCTGTTATGGCAAATGTTCTTTGAATGGTACAACCCATTCCATCGGTAACAACTGCAGTGTATATACCTTCTGATAAGTTGTTTCTAACTAAGCCCGCAGTACTTCCGTCATCCCAAGTTACTGTAACAGGTGCTACTCCTCCAATTAGTCCTAAATCAATACTTCCATCTGTTTCACCAAAACAAGTGATTTGATTTACAACAGGTTGCAACATAAAAACAGGTAAGTCGGTAATTGTAGTTTGTACTAGTTTAACACAACCTTTGGCATCGGTTACCGTTGCTGTGTAAGTTCCTGCTCCTAAGTTATTTAATTGATTACCTGTTGCAAAGTTATTCCAATTGATATTATAAGGAGGTGTTCCCCCGATAATTGATAGTGTTATGCTGGCATCATTTGAACCAAAACAACTTATCTGAGTAGCAGTTGTAGTTGCAATTAATTCAGTAGGTTCAGAAATGACTAAATTAGAAATGGTTTTGGTATTACCATTAGCATCAATGATTTGAATATCATAAATACCTGCACTTAACCCATTAAAAGTAGGAGTTGAACTGTACGAATTTGTAATGGTTTGAATTGCGTTCCCATTGTTATTGACTATAAATGTATAAGGAGGTACAGATTCTTG from Flavobacterium haoranii encodes:
- a CDS encoding PorP/SprF family type IX secretion system membrane protein; the protein is MKIKTVIYSIFIGLVSTAVKAQDPIFTQYFLVPETINPGFTGFLETTSAGVMHRSQWTSLQYKMDTNYAYASTWLENSNSGIGVTFLNHRENFTGYNFLQANINYAYRIELNYEWYFRPGIEVGYGSKSFGFQNLLLRDQINISSETINPVSIDPLQLNNRIHFIDFSTGLLFYKDNMWFGTAVKHLNKPNIAMAEEGNIPLEMFYNISGGYEFELGQMISTFLPLETRMMVTANFMKQGQYNRLDIGGTYIFNHFTIGVTTALNPMKKADNSHTLTSVNLFSGLKYENFKFGFSYDANTSKIGNTGGVFELGLVYQFDVDARKCFGCPGY